A part of Pararhizobium sp. A13 genomic DNA contains:
- a CDS encoding NIPSNAP family protein, which produces MITCFIRYEIDPFKREEFATYARNWGQAIPRNGADLIGYFGPHEGSATTAYGVYSIESLAAYETYRTRLAADPLGAENYQFARRERFILKEDRIFLKNVSLPHAKGISL; this is translated from the coding sequence ATGATCACCTGCTTCATTCGCTATGAAATCGATCCGTTCAAGCGCGAGGAATTCGCCACCTACGCTCGCAACTGGGGCCAGGCGATCCCGCGCAACGGCGCCGACCTGATCGGTTATTTCGGCCCGCATGAAGGCTCGGCCACCACCGCCTACGGCGTCTACAGCATCGAGAGCCTCGCCGCCTACGAAACCTATCGCACAAGGCTCGCCGCCGATCCGCTGGGGGCTGAAAACTATCAGTTCGCGAGGAGAGAGCGGTTCATCCTCAAGGAGGACCGGATCTTCCTGAAGAACGTTTCGCTGCCGCATGCCAAGGGGATTTCGTTGTGA
- a CDS encoding antibiotic biosynthesis monooxygenase: MIAVIFEVTPADDRRSAYLDLAAQLHARLDKIDGFLSIERFESLKMPGKILSLSFWRDEAAIATWRNGAEHRAAQHAGRNGTFADYRLRIATVIRDYGMSEREQAPDDSRAFHGETERVA; encoded by the coding sequence GTGATCGCCGTCATCTTCGAGGTCACGCCGGCCGATGACCGGCGCAGCGCTTATCTCGATCTTGCCGCGCAACTGCATGCGCGCCTGGACAAGATCGACGGCTTCCTGTCGATCGAGCGGTTCGAAAGCTTGAAGATGCCGGGCAAGATCCTGTCCCTGTCCTTCTGGCGCGACGAGGCGGCGATCGCCACATGGCGCAATGGCGCGGAGCACCGCGCGGCCCAGCATGCCGGCCGCAACGGCACCTTCGCCGATTACCGCCTGCGCATCGCCACCGTCATCCGTGACTACGGAATGAGCGAGCGGGAACAGGCGCCGGACGATAGCCGGGCGTTTCATGGGGAGACAGAGCGTGTGGCTTGA